CCAGCGCATCGGCATTCAAGGACAGAGCTGGGGCGGCTATCAGGTAGCGTTTCTGGTGACGCGGACCAACCTCTTCCGAGCCGCTTGCGCCGGCGCCCCGGTTTCCAATATGTTCTCCGCGTACGGGGGCATTCGGTGGGGAAGTGGCCTGGTTCGGGCCATGCAATATGAGAAGGGTCAGAGCCGAATCGGCGCGACCATTTGGGATAAACCCTTGCTCTACATCGAGAACTCGCCCGTGTTCTGGGCAGACCGCGTCAACACGCCGCTTCTGATGATGCACAACGACAAAGATGGCGCCGTTCCCTGGTATCAAGGCATCGAGTACTTCACGGCTTTGCGGCGGCTGCAGAAGCCCGTTTGGCTCGTGGTGTACAACAACGAGGACCACAACCTCACGCGACGGCCCAATCAGAAGGATTGGGCGGTTCGGATGCAGCAGTTCTTCGATCACTACCTCAAGGACGCACCCGCGCCGAAGTGGATGACCGAGGGCGTTCCCGCCGTCGAAAAGGGTCGGACTTTGGGCCTTGAGATGCCGGGAGCGGGCAAGCCAGGAGGCTAGCGGGCGATTGGGCTCGCCCAGCCGGGTGGACCCTGAGGTTCCCCGGTAGAAATGCCGATAGTCCAATGAGGGCCGAGTGCGCCCTCGCTGGACACATGAGTTCGATTCAGCGTCTGCTGCGCCATACCGACCTACTCCTGGGAATGGGCCTCATAGCCGTTGTTGGGATTCTCATCATCCCGCTGCCGCACTGGCTCCTCGACCTCGGGCTGGTCATGGCGATCGGCGCGTCGGTGGTTATCCTGCTCGCGGCGGTCAACGTGACCGACCCGCTCCAGTTCAGCGTGTTTCCGAGCCTCCTGCTCATCACGACGCTTTACCGGCTCGCCCTCAGCATTGCTGCCACGAAGCTGATTCTGGGTACGGCCGAGGCGGGCCATGTCATCGATACGTTCGGAAGCCTAGTGATGGGGGGCGACTTCGTCGTCGGCTTCGTGGCGTTCCTCATCCTCGTCGTCGTGCAATTCGTGGTGATCACGAACGGCGCGGGCCGGGTATCTGAAGTCGTCGCCAGGTTCACGCTCGACGCGATGCCCGGAAAGCAAATGGCGATCGACGCCGACCTCGCAGCGGGGATCATCGACGACGAAGAAGCCAAGCAACGACGCAAACAGATCAAGCAAGAGGCGGACTTTTACGGCGCGATGGACGGCGCGTCCAAGTTCGTCAAAGGCGACGCCATCGCCTCGATCCTCATCATCCTGATCAACATCATCGGCGGGTTGGCGGTGGGGTTCCTGAAGGGCCAGGGCGACGCCATGACGATTTTGAGAACCTACGCGCTTCTCAGCGTGGGCGAAGGCCTCGTCAGCCAACTCCCGGCCCTCCTCATAAGCACGGCGAGCGGCCTGATGGTAACCCGCGCGGGACAAGAACGGAGCATGGGCGCAGAGGTGACCGCGCAGCTTCTCGGACAGCCGAGAGCGATGCTGTTTGCAGCGATTTCTCTGGGCTGCCTGGCCTTTGTTCCAGGGTTCCCGGCCACGATCTTTCTGGGCGTGGCGGTGCTCTTGTATGGGCTCTATAGCTACCTCAAGGGGAACCCCAACGCCCTGCGCAACCTATCCCTTGGTAAGTCTGACAACAAACCTGACGGCGCAAAGCAGGAAGCGAAGAAGGACGCCGTCCCGCAAGGGCCCGAAGCCGTTCTTCCGTTGCTCGGCGTTGATCCGCTCGAAATCGAAATCGGATACGGGCTCACCAAACTCGCGGACCCACGAGTGGGGGGCGACCTCGCCGATCGAGTCTCTGCGACTCGGAGGCAGATCGCGATGGAGATCGGTTTCGTAATGCCGACCGTTCGAATTCGGGACAGTATCC
The genomic region above belongs to Candidatus Nitrosymbiomonas proteolyticus and contains:
- a CDS encoding flagellar biosynthesis protein FlhA, encoding MRAECALAGHMSSIQRLLRHTDLLLGMGLIAVVGILIIPLPHWLLDLGLVMAIGASVVILLAAVNVTDPLQFSVFPSLLLITTLYRLALSIAATKLILGTAEAGHVIDTFGSLVMGGDFVVGFVAFLILVVVQFVVITNGAGRVSEVVARFTLDAMPGKQMAIDADLAAGIIDDEEAKQRRKQIKQEADFYGAMDGASKFVKGDAIASILIILINIIGGLAVGFLKGQGDAMTILRTYALLSVGEGLVSQLPALLISTASGLMVTRAGQERSMGAEVTAQLLGQPRAMLFAAISLGCLAFVPGFPATIFLGVAVLLYGLYSYLKGNPNALRNLSLGKSDNKPDGAKQEAKKDAVPQGPEAVLPLLGVDPLEIEIGYGLTKLADPRVGGDLADRVSATRRQIAMEIGFVMPTVRIRDSIHLRSNEYVLKVRGEEVNRSEVMPDRLLAVNSGAVIQNVAGIAAKDPVFGLDALWVEAGDREAAERAGFTVIEPSAVLSTHLSEVVRAHAADLLSRQDVQTLLDNAKAHDEAVVNELVNNVLQVGDIQKVLQHLLREKVPIRDMVTILETMADFGSRVKDPEQLGELVRAAISRTITRQYLDDNNKLYCITLEPAVERDLAEKVNVTSFGSMLVLDPDEQRHLVQRLQSEVDRASAQGYQAVLICSTQLRLPLRRLAEKSLPSLPILAYNEVAEKAEVEFVGQVKAA